One window of Nocardia nova SH22a genomic DNA carries:
- a CDS encoding helix-turn-helix domain-containing protein — protein MAATARVIGPLTRLVAREIRFMRQMDPANLIKQAQLADAAGIARNSLSQMERGEMVIDIDQLGRIAGFFDLGPDELLTHALQQATASELRELISSAGVVVGQTTEQELERIESKVTPKPRPARKSNRSNPA, from the coding sequence ATGGCAGCTACAGCCAGGGTTATCGGCCCCCTGACGAGACTGGTGGCGCGTGAGATCAGATTCATGCGGCAGATGGATCCCGCCAACCTCATCAAGCAGGCGCAACTCGCCGACGCAGCGGGGATCGCACGCAACTCCCTGTCGCAGATGGAGCGCGGCGAAATGGTCATCGACATCGACCAACTCGGACGCATCGCGGGCTTTTTCGATCTCGGTCCCGACGAGCTCCTCACCCACGCGCTCCAGCAGGCGACAGCATCGGAATTGAGGGAACTGATCAGTTCGGCGGGGGTGGTGGTGGGGCAGACCACGGAACAGGAGCTGGAGCGTATCGAGTCGAAAGTGACGCCGAAGCCGCGGCCCGCTCGTAAATCGAACCGATCCAACCCAGCCTGA
- a CDS encoding ribonuclease HI gives MSIGAPIHSGLSGRRYDGARGIHGRVPVSGSTRLIIATDGSWKDWISGSGYVTHNGYWELSGRILKGPRQLNPIHNHGTGALAAELRAVGMALERFPGRAARILVDSQAALGFLWSWQAGDIDRMPTGYSLRPRINGDSRPALVRFAELIAGRTDLRFVHVRGHDGHAMNEVADSLAKIGRTALANRRRELEVAERATALVAAFMQVIRGGEAA, from the coding sequence ATGAGTATCGGCGCCCCGATCCACAGTGGTCTGTCCGGCCGCCGTTACGACGGTGCTCGCGGGATCCATGGCCGTGTCCCGGTGTCCGGGTCGACCAGGTTGATCATCGCGACGGACGGCAGCTGGAAGGACTGGATCAGCGGCTCCGGATATGTCACCCATAACGGGTATTGGGAGCTGTCGGGCCGGATCTTGAAGGGCCCCCGCCAGCTCAACCCGATCCATAACCACGGCACCGGTGCGCTCGCCGCCGAGCTGCGGGCGGTCGGGATGGCGTTGGAGCGGTTCCCCGGCCGCGCCGCCCGGATCCTGGTGGATAGCCAGGCCGCGTTGGGGTTCCTGTGGTCGTGGCAGGCCGGTGACATCGACCGTATGCCGACCGGTTACAGCCTGCGACCGCGTATCAACGGCGACTCCAGGCCCGCGCTGGTGCGGTTCGCCGAATTGATCGCTGGCCGCACTGATCTGCGGTTCGTGCACGTGCGCGGCCACGACGGGCACGCGATGAACGAGGTCGCTGACAGTCTCGCGAAGATCGGCCGCACCGCGCTGGCGAACCGGCGCCGCGAACTCGAAGTCGCTGAACGCGCGACCGCGCTCGTGGCTGCGTTCATGCAGGTGATCCGGGGTGGTGAGGCGGCGTGA
- a CDS encoding 3'-5' exoribonuclease, with translation MDSAQTVYCYDLEFLEDGRTIELISIGLVSETGREYYAVNADMPVDRIKNNRWLMNNVWPSLPLRGRKVNTGYPSGESVGVLDTASTLLRPRWVIANEVREFLLAEDEPVLWADFGAYDHVALCQLWGPMIRKPEGIPMFTHDLEQAIALVPGFVKPEQAEGQHNALEDARHNMRVLRALWEAAR, from the coding sequence GTGGATAGTGCTCAGACCGTCTACTGCTACGACCTCGAATTCCTCGAGGATGGACGCACCATCGAACTCATCTCCATCGGCCTCGTGTCCGAGACCGGCCGCGAGTACTACGCGGTCAACGCCGACATGCCGGTCGATCGGATCAAGAACAACCGCTGGCTGATGAACAACGTGTGGCCGTCGCTGCCTCTGCGCGGGCGCAAGGTGAACACCGGCTATCCGAGCGGCGAGAGCGTCGGCGTACTCGACACCGCCTCGACGTTGCTGCGCCCCCGCTGGGTGATTGCGAACGAGGTCCGCGAATTCCTCCTCGCCGAGGACGAACCCGTGCTGTGGGCGGATTTCGGGGCCTACGACCATGTGGCCCTCTGCCAGCTGTGGGGCCCGATGATCCGGAAGCCGGAAGGCATCCCGATGTTCACCCACGACCTCGAGCAGGCTATCGCGCTGGTCCCCGGGTTCGTGAAACCCGAACAGGCCGAAGGCCAGCACAACGCGCTCGAGGATGCCCGCCACAACATGCGCGTCCTGCGTGCACTGTGGGAGGCCGCTCGATGA
- a CDS encoding glutaredoxin family protein: MPELTPVDQLLSVTVLGKPACQQCTATTRKLDKLGVPYTYRDVTDPDDPGAAELVRKLGYTGLPVVTVGDIHWTGFRDARITRLAEIHSGTADIASLDTVAEHYLEENGDA; the protein is encoded by the coding sequence ATGCCTGAACTCACTCCCGTCGATCAGCTGCTGTCCGTGACCGTGCTCGGCAAGCCCGCCTGCCAGCAGTGCACCGCGACCACCCGCAAGCTCGACAAGCTCGGTGTCCCCTACACCTACCGGGACGTCACCGACCCGGACGATCCCGGCGCCGCCGAACTCGTCCGGAAGCTCGGCTACACCGGACTGCCCGTCGTCACCGTGGGTGACATCCACTGGACCGGATTCCGCGACGCCCGCATCACGCGCCTCGCTGAAATCCACTCCGGCACCGCCGATATCGCCAGCCTCGACACGGTCGCGGAGCATTATCTCGAGGAGAACGGTGATGCGTGA
- a CDS encoding tyrosine-type recombinase/integrase: MTSDSAKKQTFRTPGKKRKRQYGEGSLYFDHKLKVWVGRVPLPPGPDGKRKRSAPVYSTDRGECIEKLEKLKEDLKNGIPQIPTAKIRVDDRMRQWAEKKKRGWGPNHYKNVLSTINQQIAPSIGGADFKKLETEHVVYLLDWMDDQRKQIKVTDEHGKTLMAEVPKWKSRTKQIAFDRLRDWLDDELKERPKLIRENVAALVERPPAISEERGTHTDDQARKVLETALGWGDPLVTLWAARYVSGLRQGELLGMQEDRIDFENLVWDISWQLQQLPLKPGMKNSTDPDRFDAPDTYEVIPVHGNLALVKPKTKKPRIQPLPPEFAFMLRTYLDHRIPNRWGLLWVTESFKPMRREYENEAWADAQSRAEVPAITGHGTRHTANTLIPMDEVHRMKFLGQSTAAANRIYLHEDLQKLRDGQNALAGMLLPEKLVPGKKRATEQETIS, from the coding sequence ATGACATCCGACTCCGCGAAGAAACAAACCTTCCGGACCCCCGGCAAGAAGCGCAAACGGCAGTACGGCGAGGGCAGTCTCTACTTCGACCACAAGCTCAAGGTGTGGGTCGGTCGGGTCCCCCTTCCACCGGGCCCGGACGGCAAGCGCAAGCGGTCCGCTCCGGTCTACTCAACCGACCGAGGCGAGTGCATCGAGAAGCTCGAGAAGCTGAAGGAAGATCTCAAGAACGGGATCCCGCAGATCCCCACAGCGAAGATCCGCGTCGACGACCGCATGCGGCAGTGGGCGGAGAAGAAGAAGCGTGGCTGGGGCCCGAACCACTACAAGAACGTTCTCTCGACCATCAACCAGCAGATCGCTCCGTCGATCGGCGGCGCCGACTTCAAGAAGCTCGAGACCGAGCACGTGGTCTACCTGCTCGACTGGATGGACGACCAGCGCAAACAGATCAAGGTGACCGACGAGCACGGTAAAACGCTCATGGCCGAGGTGCCGAAGTGGAAGTCCCGGACGAAACAGATCGCGTTCGACCGTCTCCGCGACTGGCTCGACGACGAACTCAAGGAACGCCCGAAACTCATCCGCGAGAACGTCGCCGCCCTCGTCGAGCGGCCACCCGCGATCAGCGAAGAACGCGGCACCCACACCGACGACCAAGCACGAAAGGTGCTCGAGACCGCACTCGGCTGGGGCGACCCGCTGGTCACGCTCTGGGCCGCCCGCTACGTCAGTGGCCTGCGCCAAGGCGAGCTGCTCGGCATGCAAGAAGACCGGATCGACTTCGAGAACCTCGTCTGGGACATCTCCTGGCAGCTCCAGCAGCTACCACTCAAACCCGGCATGAAAAACAGCACCGACCCGGACCGATTCGACGCACCCGACACCTACGAGGTCATTCCCGTGCACGGCAACCTGGCGTTGGTGAAGCCGAAGACGAAGAAGCCGCGGATCCAGCCGCTGCCGCCGGAATTCGCGTTCATGCTCCGCACCTACCTGGACCACCGGATCCCGAACCGGTGGGGACTGCTCTGGGTCACCGAATCGTTCAAACCGATGCGCCGGGAGTACGAGAACGAGGCGTGGGCCGACGCGCAGTCCCGCGCCGAAGTACCGGCCATCACCGGGCACGGCACCCGCCACACCGCGAACACGCTCATACCGATGGACGAGGTACACCGCATGAAGTTCCTCGGCCAGTCCACCGCCGCGGCGAACCGCATCTACCTCCACGAGGACCTGCAGAAACTCCGCGACGGCCAGAACGCACTCGCCGGCATGCTCCTGCCCGAGAAACTCGTCCCCGGCAAGAAACGCGCCACGGAACAGGAAACGATCTCGTGA
- a CDS encoding NAD(P)H-hydrate dehydratase yields MTPRIAYAANDVKAAVARDLETGAPDRLLRKAAAGLALITAHELERRCGTIYGRRVAMLVGTGNNGADALLAGITLRRRGVRVDAILTGATAYEPGVRGLTSAGGRIIASHMLGQARAVLEHADIVLDGILGESGTGGLDDAAAQLADAIPDAALVIAVDLPSGIEPDTGEIHGPHITADITVTFAAWKPATFLPPARYSAGELRFVDVGLPDIPAEPVVRSLTGAEIAQRWPIPARNAHKYTRGVLGVIAGSDTYPGAAVLACLGALESGVGIIRYIGPRRVTDHVLTHVPESVPGIGQVQAWLLGSGVEDDPDQDTAIDTALQSGQPCVVDAGALSACVERRWAGERATGAEQILLTPHAGELSRILSIVGITAAREEVEARPLHYGRELAKAIDATVLVKGATTVIVGPDGLCASQSEAPPWLATAGAGDVLAGIAGTLMAAGLNALDAGEFSAHVHGRAAELAHRSRHGGPIHATAVARATADVIGEFL; encoded by the coding sequence GTGACACCTCGAATCGCTTACGCCGCCAACGATGTCAAAGCCGCAGTAGCCAGAGACCTCGAAACCGGTGCCCCCGACCGCCTGCTCCGAAAAGCAGCGGCCGGGCTCGCACTGATCACCGCCCACGAGCTCGAGCGACGCTGCGGCACCATCTACGGCCGCCGCGTCGCCATGCTCGTCGGCACCGGCAACAACGGCGCCGACGCGCTACTCGCCGGAATCACACTGCGGCGGCGCGGCGTCCGAGTCGACGCCATCCTCACCGGCGCCACCGCCTACGAACCGGGTGTCCGCGGACTCACATCCGCGGGCGGCCGCATCATCGCGTCCCACATGCTCGGGCAGGCCAGAGCCGTGCTCGAGCACGCCGATATCGTGCTCGACGGGATCCTCGGCGAGAGCGGCACCGGCGGCCTGGACGACGCGGCCGCCCAGCTGGCCGACGCCATCCCCGACGCCGCGCTGGTGATCGCCGTGGACCTGCCCAGCGGCATCGAACCCGACACCGGTGAAATCCACGGCCCGCACATCACCGCCGACATCACCGTCACCTTCGCCGCCTGGAAACCCGCGACCTTCCTCCCACCGGCCCGCTACTCCGCCGGGGAACTACGGTTCGTCGACGTCGGCCTGCCCGACATCCCCGCCGAGCCCGTCGTGCGCAGCCTCACCGGTGCCGAGATCGCCCAACGCTGGCCCATTCCCGCGCGCAACGCGCACAAATACACGCGCGGCGTGCTCGGCGTCATCGCGGGATCCGACACCTACCCCGGCGCCGCCGTCCTCGCCTGCCTCGGCGCGCTCGAATCCGGCGTCGGCATCATCCGCTACATCGGCCCCCGACGCGTCACCGACCACGTCCTCACCCACGTGCCCGAATCCGTCCCCGGAATCGGGCAGGTACAGGCATGGCTACTCGGATCCGGAGTCGAAGACGACCCCGACCAGGACACCGCGATCGACACCGCCCTGCAATCCGGCCAACCCTGCGTCGTCGACGCCGGTGCGCTGTCCGCCTGTGTCGAACGCCGGTGGGCCGGAGAACGCGCCACTGGCGCCGAACAGATCCTGCTCACCCCGCACGCGGGAGAACTGTCCCGAATCCTGAGCATCGTCGGAATCACCGCCGCACGCGAAGAAGTCGAAGCGCGGCCCCTGCATTACGGGCGCGAACTCGCGAAAGCCATCGACGCCACCGTGCTCGTGAAGGGCGCCACCACGGTGATCGTCGGCCCGGACGGCCTGTGCGCAAGCCAATCCGAAGCACCGCCCTGGCTGGCCACCGCCGGTGCTGGAGACGTCCTCGCCGGGATAGCGGGCACCCTGATGGCCGCCGGTCTGAACGCGCTCGACGCAGGCGAGTTCTCCGCGCATGTCCACGGCCGTGCCGCCGAGCTCGCTCACCGCAGCCGCCACGGCGGCCCGATCCACGCCACCGCGGTGGCCCGCGCGACCGCCGACGTTATCGGCGAATTCCTCTAG
- a CDS encoding helix-turn-helix domain-containing protein, producing MNPESLLQGIGARISAYRLAAGVTQAELASSIGKSVQWVSGVEQGRIHAERLTDLINISSRLRCRLEDLLGRPVDNLAPGTAPKSEIVSAVREALMRTPAATRGTDVLPLEEIGPRVAEAWTIWHNSPTAHGILGGILPDLITDANTAYLGADDRRRGAATLAGAYQVTRQWLHHIPDGDLAWVAAERAMNAAREADDPHLIALGAWALSASYRRAGQQGEATRLCLRAADELKRRIDESAPQKDLLADYGMLHLSAAISAAQSDEDGRAWALHRVADEAASALGAHYDPWTAFGRGNVNIHGLALEAELGRADAVVEYSRRLDIDEVPSVERRTSALINTARGFVRRGEDESAVLVLIDAEQVSSDEVRSSGLVAELLREMLHRDRARARPHVHALARRCGLLAS from the coding sequence ATGAACCCCGAGTCTCTGCTGCAGGGCATCGGCGCGCGAATCTCCGCCTACCGCCTCGCCGCTGGCGTCACCCAAGCCGAACTGGCTTCCAGCATCGGCAAATCCGTCCAATGGGTCAGCGGAGTCGAACAAGGCCGCATCCACGCCGAACGCCTGACCGACCTGATCAACATCTCCTCCCGACTGCGCTGCCGCCTCGAAGACCTCCTCGGCCGCCCCGTCGACAACCTCGCACCGGGCACCGCCCCGAAATCCGAAATCGTCTCCGCCGTACGCGAAGCCCTCATGCGCACCCCCGCCGCCACCCGAGGCACCGACGTACTCCCGCTCGAGGAGATCGGCCCCCGCGTCGCCGAAGCCTGGACCATCTGGCACAACAGCCCCACCGCGCACGGCATCCTCGGCGGCATCCTCCCCGACCTGATCACCGACGCCAACACCGCCTACCTCGGCGCCGACGACCGCCGCCGCGGCGCGGCCACCCTCGCCGGTGCCTACCAGGTCACTCGGCAATGGCTGCACCACATCCCGGACGGGGACCTCGCCTGGGTCGCCGCCGAACGAGCGATGAACGCCGCCCGCGAAGCCGACGATCCGCACCTGATCGCCCTCGGCGCCTGGGCCCTGTCGGCCAGCTACCGGCGCGCCGGACAGCAGGGCGAAGCGACCAGGCTGTGCCTGCGCGCCGCCGACGAACTCAAACGCCGCATCGACGAGAGCGCTCCGCAGAAGGATCTGCTCGCCGATTACGGAATGCTGCACCTGTCCGCTGCGATCAGCGCCGCCCAGTCCGACGAGGACGGCCGCGCCTGGGCGCTGCACCGGGTAGCCGATGAGGCCGCCAGTGCGCTTGGTGCGCACTACGATCCGTGGACCGCGTTCGGGCGCGGCAACGTCAACATCCACGGTCTCGCGCTCGAAGCCGAGCTCGGCCGCGCCGACGCCGTCGTCGAGTACTCGCGCCGCCTCGACATCGACGAAGTCCCGTCCGTCGAGCGCCGCACCAGCGCCCTCATCAACACCGCCCGCGGATTCGTCCGCCGCGGCGAAGACGAGTCCGCGGTACTCGTGCTCATCGACGCCGAACAGGTGTCCTCGGACGAAGTCCGCAGCTCCGGCCTGGTCGCCGAACTGCTCCGCGAAATGCTGCACCGCGACCGTGCCCGCGCCCGGCCACACGTTCACGCGCTCGCCCGCCGGTGCGGTCTACTGGCATCGTGA
- a CDS encoding MBL fold metallo-hydrolase → MKIDQVSDSVYVVAGTNVNWALVSDGSGVTVIDAGYPADSDAVLDSVRQIGHSRSDVAAVLLTHAHLDHIGAVPALVEQVGMPVYTGAEEVRHAKREYLQQITPAAMIRQLSTSRGRRWVTHTVRAIIGHIGMSVPEATEGKTDVLAALPGGIVAVPSPGHTSGHTAYLMPSEQVLFSGDALVTGHPLAEYVGPQILPGVFNHDEEMTLRTAQQLAAQPARVVVPGHGLPTEHDPGTPLIVHHG, encoded by the coding sequence GTGAAGATCGACCAGGTCTCCGATTCCGTGTACGTCGTCGCCGGGACCAATGTCAATTGGGCGCTGGTCAGCGACGGGTCCGGGGTCACCGTCATCGATGCCGGGTATCCGGCGGACAGTGACGCGGTGTTGGATTCGGTGCGGCAGATCGGGCATTCGCGCAGCGATGTCGCCGCCGTTCTGCTAACGCACGCGCATCTCGATCACATCGGCGCCGTTCCGGCGCTGGTCGAACAGGTCGGTATGCCGGTGTACACCGGGGCCGAAGAGGTGCGGCACGCCAAGCGTGAGTATCTGCAGCAGATCACTCCGGCGGCGATGATCCGGCAGTTGAGCACGTCGCGGGGTCGTCGCTGGGTCACGCACACCGTCCGGGCGATCATCGGCCACATCGGCATGAGCGTTCCCGAGGCGACGGAGGGGAAGACGGATGTGCTGGCCGCGCTGCCGGGCGGCATCGTCGCGGTGCCCTCGCCGGGGCACACCAGCGGGCACACCGCCTATCTGATGCCGTCGGAGCAGGTGTTGTTCAGCGGCGACGCACTGGTCACCGGTCATCCGCTGGCGGAGTACGTGGGGCCGCAGATTCTGCCGGGAGTGTTCAATCACGACGAGGAGATGACCCTGCGGACCGCGCAACAACTCGCGGCACAGCCCGCCCGGGTCGTCGTGCCCGGACACGGGCTGCCGACCGAGCACGATCCGGGGACGCCGCTGATCGTTCACCACGGGTGA
- a CDS encoding MarR family winged helix-turn-helix transcriptional regulator, with amino-acid sequence MRPPFPYYEWPEIEQALWQTVLTFTTRLPAVLDSELGREHSITHFEYRVLSVLAAAPDRRLRLKVLAQQTDASLSRLSHVIRKLGNRGWLTRIGRQRDVDAALTDTGLAVVEKAAPTAHSLARHLVLDALTPDEAVQLLALLKTATASTASPT; translated from the coding sequence GTGAGGCCCCCCTTCCCTTATTACGAATGGCCCGAGATCGAGCAGGCCTTGTGGCAGACCGTGTTGACGTTCACGACGCGGCTGCCCGCAGTGCTGGACTCCGAGCTGGGGCGCGAGCATTCGATCACGCATTTCGAGTATCGGGTGCTGTCGGTACTCGCCGCAGCACCGGATCGCAGACTGCGGTTGAAAGTGCTTGCGCAACAAACGGATGCGTCACTGTCGCGCCTGTCGCACGTGATCCGAAAGCTGGGTAACCGCGGCTGGCTGACACGCATCGGCCGCCAACGCGATGTCGACGCCGCCCTCACCGACACAGGCCTGGCAGTGGTCGAGAAGGCGGCACCGACAGCGCACTCGTTGGCTCGCCACCTGGTACTCGACGCACTCACTCCCGACGAAGCGGTCCAGTTACTGGCGCTGCTGAAAACCGCGACAGCCTCGACGGCGTCACCCACCTGA
- a CDS encoding PD-(D/E)XK nuclease-like domain-containing protein, with protein sequence MTGVNDICNITDLDREICWHCKGQPAVPQPLVAAPTAPGLYPDLPEDVYHGDPNSLSSTGVRQLLKPGGPAKFRYSEPQHNDDFDIGIAAHTLLLGTGAGIVVVDAKTWQSSAAKAARAQARAEGKVPLLTAQYDATKAMVDAAMSRPEIAELFPGAPEGVAELSAYAIDPVTWVLLRARFDYIVFMSDRRVRVRDYKTAKDASPRGFERAAADHGYHIQFAHYVRVLEALGYVVEEFLFVAQEKTPPYLPSVHEFDTAALRSGQEEVTAGARIFAACRDRDEWPGYGSQTNQMSLPGWARKGW encoded by the coding sequence GTGACCGGCGTCAACGACATCTGCAACATCACCGACCTGGATCGTGAGATCTGCTGGCACTGCAAGGGCCAGCCCGCAGTCCCTCAGCCGTTGGTGGCCGCGCCGACCGCGCCCGGCTTGTACCCGGATCTCCCGGAGGATGTGTACCACGGTGACCCGAACAGCCTGTCCAGCACCGGCGTCCGTCAGCTGTTGAAGCCGGGCGGCCCGGCGAAGTTCCGGTACAGCGAGCCCCAGCACAACGACGATTTCGATATCGGCATCGCCGCGCACACCCTGCTCTTGGGCACGGGGGCGGGGATCGTGGTGGTCGACGCGAAGACCTGGCAGTCGAGCGCCGCGAAGGCCGCGCGGGCGCAGGCGCGCGCCGAGGGCAAGGTGCCGTTGCTGACCGCGCAGTATGACGCGACGAAGGCGATGGTCGATGCCGCGATGTCGCGGCCGGAGATCGCGGAGCTGTTCCCGGGCGCCCCGGAGGGGGTCGCGGAGCTGTCGGCGTACGCGATCGACCCGGTGACGTGGGTGCTGTTACGTGCCCGGTTCGACTACATCGTGTTCATGAGCGACCGGCGTGTCCGGGTCCGGGATTACAAGACCGCGAAGGACGCCTCACCGCGCGGATTCGAACGCGCCGCCGCCGACCATGGTTACCACATCCAGTTCGCGCACTACGTCCGTGTCCTGGAAGCCCTGGGCTACGTCGTCGAGGAATTCCTGTTCGTAGCCCAGGAAAAGACACCCCCGTATCTGCCGAGCGTCCACGAATTCGATACTGCCGCACTGCGTTCCGGGCAGGAGGAAGTCACCGCCGGAGCGCGGATCTTCGCCGCGTGCCGCGACCGCGACGAATGGCCCGGCTACGGCAGCCAAACCAACCAGATGAGCCTGCCCGGCTGGGCACGAAAGGGATGGTGA
- a CDS encoding helix-turn-helix domain-containing protein yields MTDDPDDREIYRTLAWVILKWRLDAEKTQEQVYRAADLAKNVYDRLEDNDRPFSAAQIRAIARVYGRSGKDLYAAAEDLLGVPNLPELPKSVRKWKRDRWFQP; encoded by the coding sequence ATGACCGACGACCCAGACGACCGCGAGATCTACCGGACGCTGGCATGGGTAATCCTCAAGTGGCGCTTGGATGCCGAGAAGACCCAGGAGCAGGTGTATCGAGCCGCCGACCTGGCCAAGAACGTCTACGACCGCCTCGAGGACAACGACAGGCCGTTCTCGGCCGCTCAGATCCGCGCGATCGCGCGCGTCTACGGCCGCTCCGGCAAGGATCTCTATGCGGCAGCTGAAGATTTGCTCGGGGTGCCGAATTTGCCCGAGTTGCCCAAGTCGGTACGAAAGTGGAAGAGGGACAGGTGGTTCCAACCGTAA
- a CDS encoding HNH endonuclease: protein MSVHPTPSNLAREFIRRAVPKPGPRKRRPRNTGAARSVIAMVRARASGRCERCAGPVPPDTDVHHRIPRGMGGSRNDSRINLPSNLVVLCSDCHRWIESYRTEAYVDGWLVHRTAEPNATPIESALHGLVLLDDSGGIAQIGGAP, encoded by the coding sequence GTGAGCGTGCACCCGACCCCATCGAACCTGGCACGCGAATTCATCCGCCGCGCGGTGCCGAAACCGGGCCCGCGCAAGCGCCGTCCCAGGAACACCGGCGCGGCCCGGTCGGTCATCGCGATGGTGCGGGCCCGCGCGAGCGGCCGCTGCGAACGTTGCGCCGGGCCGGTGCCGCCGGATACGGATGTGCATCACCGGATTCCGCGCGGGATGGGCGGCAGCCGTAACGACTCGCGGATCAACCTGCCGTCGAACCTGGTGGTGTTGTGCTCGGACTGTCACCGGTGGATCGAGAGCTACCGGACCGAGGCGTATGTCGACGGCTGGCTGGTGCACCGCACCGCGGAGCCGAACGCGACCCCGATCGAGTCCGCCCTCCACGGCCTGGTCCTGCTCGATGATTCCGGCGGTATCGCCCAGATCGGCGGGGCGCCATGA
- a CDS encoding helix-turn-helix domain-containing protein, which translates to MGHPQTEFSARIAARICKAITDSGLSQAEVARRAGLSTSTFSRRLSGEWTPFNTDEIAAVATVLDYDDPEVMLTRSEWAAQEAS; encoded by the coding sequence ATGGGACATCCCCAAACCGAATTCTCGGCTCGCATCGCGGCCAGAATCTGCAAAGCCATCACCGACTCCGGCCTCAGCCAAGCCGAGGTGGCCCGCCGCGCCGGACTGTCCACCTCGACCTTCTCCCGCCGTCTCAGCGGCGAGTGGACACCGTTCAACACTGACGAAATCGCCGCTGTCGCCACAGTTCTCGACTACGACGACCCCGAAGTGATGCTGACCCGATCCGAGTGGGCCGCGCAGGAGGCATCATGA
- a CDS encoding WhiB family transcriptional regulator, giving the protein MKYSEAACNSRPDIDFFPTGKLGDLPRARRTAPAIALCLNECGRRVSCARDAIKMGVLHGVIAGVDLGDMSSNGGSLKSPVYRKQVETLYAVAGIPLPSAVA; this is encoded by the coding sequence TTGAAATACAGCGAGGCTGCCTGCAACAGCAGACCGGACATCGACTTCTTCCCGACCGGAAAACTCGGCGATCTCCCCCGAGCCCGCCGCACCGCACCCGCGATCGCCTTGTGCCTCAATGAGTGCGGGCGTCGGGTGTCGTGCGCGCGGGACGCGATCAAGATGGGCGTCCTGCACGGTGTGATCGCCGGTGTCGATCTTGGCGACATGTCGAGCAACGGCGGATCGCTCAAGTCGCCGGTCTACCGGAAACAGGTCGAAACCCTGTACGCGGTTGCAGGCATCCCGCTGCCCTCGGCGGTCGCATGA
- a CDS encoding DUF6221 family protein, producing MTPDDILSRLSAGLDRDAEIARAAKSPDSPSGMPELEEHQHRQSPARALRQAEAIRHLADRLAAAKARSDESTARLGAVPGAASISPRLIQQAAMDLGEWKAYEYVVEVLASIYADPAEERETVGETGVPRA from the coding sequence ATGACCCCCGACGACATCCTGTCCCGTCTGTCTGCTGGCCTGGACCGAGACGCCGAGATCGCCCGAGCGGCGAAGTCTCCCGACAGTCCATCGGGTATGCCGGAGCTGGAGGAGCATCAGCACCGCCAGTCCCCAGCCCGCGCCCTACGGCAGGCGGAGGCGATCCGGCACCTCGCCGACCGTTTGGCCGCGGCGAAAGCGCGGAGCGATGAGAGCACGGCACGGTTGGGTGCCGTCCCAGGTGCGGCATCGATCAGCCCCCGGTTGATCCAACAGGCAGCAATGGATCTCGGGGAGTGGAAGGCGTACGAATACGTCGTAGAGGTCCTGGCCTCCATCTACGCCGATCCCGCCGAGGAGCGCGAAACTGTCGGCGAGACGGGAGTGCCCCGCGCATGA
- a CDS encoding DUF6221 family protein — MTLEEFITERIADDDTAAMGASIEYGYETWTADANSVDTITESNVAHPVELTYNDAVAVHVARQDPQRVHRHCEFARGLLDAYRTAVAARDSRNQHATNAFTAGQDAAAIMWLGWALQKTAAIWSDHPDYRQEWSG, encoded by the coding sequence GTGACCCTCGAGGAATTCATCACGGAGCGAATTGCCGACGACGACACGGCGGCCATGGGCGCCTCGATCGAGTACGGCTACGAGACCTGGACGGCGGACGCAAATTCCGTCGACACGATCACTGAGTCGAACGTCGCTCACCCGGTCGAGCTGACCTACAACGATGCCGTCGCAGTGCATGTCGCTCGACAGGATCCGCAGCGGGTGCACCGGCATTGCGAATTCGCCCGCGGCCTCCTGGACGCGTACCGGACTGCGGTCGCGGCCCGCGATTCCCGCAATCAGCACGCAACCAATGCGTTCACGGCTGGACAGGACGCCGCAGCCATCATGTGGCTCGGATGGGCACTTCAGAAGACAGCCGCGATCTGGTCTGACCATCCCGACTACCGGCAGGAGTGGTCCGGATGA